In Brachypodium distachyon strain Bd21 chromosome 5, Brachypodium_distachyon_v3.0, whole genome shotgun sequence, the genomic window GGCCCGTAGCTCTGATTTACGTGACTCCAAGCTTTCCTGTACGAGGGCTTTCAGCTCCCGGTCAAAGTCTTCTTGCTCCTTGGGATCAACTTGCACCACCTTATGCCTAACCTGAAAACTTTCTTCATCAGAACCAACAAGCATGCAACCATAGTCATTGTCAACTCCAATCTCCGACATGTCATCTGATTTCTCTTCATACAGAAAATTTTCATCTTCATGTCCATCTCGATAGACGCTTCCTCTACCTGAATGGCTTTCGctgtctgctgctgcttcatgATCCCTGCCATTTTTGTTAGGTCTGTTTACTAATCTCTTGCAGTTGGCATCAAAAGCAGCACTTTCAGATTGTTTCATCTGAGGTCTGTTGTCTGAGTCCCTTTCACATCCACCTTTCTCCGCTGAGGAACCATGCTCATTTTCTTCAAGCTCAGCCAGAACAGAATCTAACATTTCTGTAGATGAATACCTTGTCATGTTAGGTCGTAGCTCAGCAAACATATCCTGCACCAGGTGTAATATAAATATATTAGGAGCTTTAATACTCACTGAAGAGACAAAACTTTATCTATAAAAGGGGTAATCACATCTGCTATGATCTAGCATGCCACTTGAGTACCGCAGAATTTGCTAAGCACATCAAAACAGCCCAACAAGTAGACGGTCCCATATCCGCCAATAATAGAAGTAATGTGACATCTCAAATCATGATAACAGAGTGCCATACGTTAAGTTGCTGACCAACTTTTGTCAACGATGTAATATTATGAATTTTGATTCCACTAAATCAAGAATATTCTGTTGCTTGCACATTTCTAAATAAATAGATCAATCCAGCTCTTTTGACAACTGGTGGCATCCAAAATATCCCTTGTTTCAGTACGAAGTTCAAATCCAATATTTTCACAGTTATTGATCCACTGCAGGTGAAAATGTTGAAGTGTCACCACCAACGACATCCAGatcttttctctcttcatGTCATGGGCATGGACCCATGCCCAAGACATGGACAGAGTTACTGTTCACGTCTGGTACTGTAGTCTAAGATTCAGATATAAATAGTTAAGAAGATAGATATAGAGATAAGATTAGTTTCCCTTAAGTTAGAGATTCGTTCCCTATAAAAGGGACACCATGTGCTCGTTTATGATTATAGGTGAACTACGGCAGGCAATAGCCAGCCTGCACAATTTCAATTAAATGAAAGAATCGGGATACAATGAGTACAATGCAAGTATTTGGCAAAAGAAACACGAGAAAGAAAACCTAGGCTCTCGAAACATGCCAACAGCAATATAATGCACAAAAAGGAGCACGATGATGCAGTCAAGAGGCGTTGATCTGCCGAGCCCGCTCATGACACACTGTCGCCGACGTAGTCAAAAGACACAAACTAAAGCCTGAGGGCAACATATAGAGCCTGAGGGCAGCCTGAAAGCCAGATGAGTTTTGCCTGGCCAGGCATGCCGGAAGATTTGTTGTTTGGTTTCAGTCCTGGCCTGAGAGAAAACTTAAACAACAAACCGTATGTTGAGCTTCTGACAAGGCTGCACATCTCTCTGTTCCCCTCTAAAGTACACGGTTTATTCTTCAGGCAGCTGCTGCCACATGGCCAGGCCTCCAATTTTGGTGGCCTGAGCCAGGCTAATCAAGTTGGCCAGGCTAACCACGGTGGAGACGCTATCCAGGCCAGGCATGGAAATTTTTATTCAggacaccaaccaaacaagtatCAGGCACATCTCAGGGATGCTACAGGCCAGGCGTGGGGTGCTCAGGTCAtgaaccaaacagcccctaaGCCCCAGAGCCATATTCCCTGTGTCAGGGCTTTACAGTAGTACCACAGGTGAACACTGAACAGAAACTCTATCCGTGACTTGGGCTAGGGCCTGGGTCCACGCTCATGACACTTCTGCTCAACCGCAGCCTGGTAACAAAGTTGTcaagagaagaggaaaaaagaagCGAAACTActttttcctcctcctgcgcctAGTAAAAAACCGGTCAGTGTTTTGGTTCACTGGTCCACCAGTTGGACCGCCGGTTCAGGCGGTTCACTGCCGTGGACTCCGGTTCAGGCGGTTCACTGCCGGTTCACAAATGACTGCCCTGTCTAACCAAGGTAATTTTATTAACTTTATGGCAGAAAAATTAGGTATAACTGAATATATATCCTTCCTATGTCACAAAACAAGCTTGGGCAAGATGACTAGCTAAGCATGTGGCCTTACAGGGGAGCAGGAAGGTCCCGGGGATGAATGTTGGGCAGAGCATTCAAAGTTTTCTCACATGGGATGTGGTCATCTGGTTGGACTGGTCGATGGTTCAGTCAAAAACCACCAAATCAACTACAGTGGCCAGTTTTCTCCATTTTTTCGGCAGGAAGGTTTTTATCTGTACCAGATCGGACGTCCGGTCCAGTTTGTAAAACTATGCTTGCACCAGACATTCAACTTGGTGCATCTCAACTGGTTGTGTCCACTTATATTGATTTTGTTACCAAATGGTTACAATATACAGTGACGACTCCCACAAGTATGTATGCTTTGAAGATGCAAACTCTAATAAGTTGCTGCTGTTTAGAACAAGACTAACCTGAACATCAAACTCAACGTCAAGTGATAATGGCCCTTTGTTAAGAACATATCTTTGAAAATATAGCAAAAATCTGTCAAGCTTTCTTTTTGCAGATCCTCTATCAAAATAGTGGCCACAAGTCTGGAGAAGTGTAATGATCATCCTAATCCTGAAACAATCTTCTGGAGGATCAAGCACATCTTGCTGCACAGGATAAATCCATAGGATAATTTTTTCAGTAACAAATATATCAATTCCTTTAAATATAGGGATTAAGCATGAGCAAAGCATTAAGAGACAAAGAGCGAAAATCATGTTTGGTGGCATTTTTATTAAACAGTGAAATTAAGAATAGAAAACAAGTTAAAGAATGCGGGGGTAAAAGTAGTTATATCAATGATGTTATCAAATTTATAAGTGCATGTATTTCTTTGCGATATAACAAATCCAAAAAATGCACCCCAAAAAACCTAACACTTGACAGTATCTGGATTGCTGCAAGATCagtattaaaaaaacagacaaatcaaataaagacagCAAAACTAACTTTTGACTTCTATTTATCCATTTACTTACTTCAACTGTTCCACAACCAAATACAATAATAAGGTTCAGTGTCTCAAAGATAACTGATGAATCGATATGCTCATAGTTATATAGCTCCCCAAGGAATCGCATGTGGGCAAGTCGCCGTTGTTGCATCGCATAGTCATTCAGCTCAAGTCCAACTCTAATCTCCTCTAGAACCTGAATCCAGatacacaaaaaaatacaatagCAGTATGTCAGTTAATCCATTTATCACCAAAGTGTCATTAAATAAAGGGGCTTACaacctcctcctgctgctttTTACAATGTTACTTAAGCAACTAGGCATATACAATATATCGCAATAGATAATACTTACTCAGTTACTCTACATACTAACAACATTCTTCTTATCTCAACTACAAAGACACATCAAATCTCAAGACCCAAAATACGGAATGTACTTGGTAAGTAATTTTTTTACAAGGATGAGTTAGAGCgcagagaaaagaaagaagaaagtaaTTTGAGCACCCTACACAGAATTCAAAGAAAGAATCAGGATAGGCATACAAATGTACAGGATAGTTTGAAAGATGTATCCTGTACTAATCATGGTCTAACTTTGCATGCCATATATGTATTCATTGTAAGTCTAAAATAATTTCCGCTACTAACTTTTCATGTAATGGTTTACTGTTTCATGAAAAAGTAACTCACCTCATCAATCACAGCCACAGGAAAACCATCATGATAGTGACTAAGACCAGCCGTCAGAAGAGCAATCAGATGAACTTGGCTATACTTTCCCTTGTGAACCTTGAGAAAACACTTCACCAGGTACTGCTCACACTCTGCCCAAGGTAACTTTCGTAACTGGCGAAGAACATGCTGAACACTTGTTTTGTCAAGATCTGAGAAAAGCAGCTTCCTTATGTACTGCATGCATTGAAAAATAATAGTAGTTCAGTTTTTATATACACATAAACATACTCCAGAAAATACTGGAAAGAACACAGATAAGAGGAACTACAAAAAATATTACCTGGTGCAAAGGTGGGCGAACTTTAGAGACTCTGGCAGATCTTTCTGGAGGTTTGCATAAGTAATAAGCATTCTCTACAAGTGTGCTGTGGTGTGGATCCAAATTCTTGACATTTTTCAACCGCCTCAGTATTTCCAGCATGTTTGACATGCGAATTGTAGTCCCTTGTGAGAGATAAAGAAAGCGCCCACAGGTCTCAAGAAGATTGCAGGCCACGTCAATGTTATGATGGCTAAAATCATCTAAGCATGCCTGAAAATACAAGTTGATCACATGACTAAACTAAGTTGGTAACAATTCAAGGTAAACTGATGTTGTGACTTGCAATACGATAATCATTTCTTGATTTTTCAtgtttgtgtatgcatgtagAAAAGTTGATTGCCAAGTTTTAAGTAAAGATCATGAGGGTTGTATTATTTGAAGGGGAACTCGCCATAGCAGCGACTATCTGCTGTGCAGGATGATGGTGACATCATTGGTTGGACTTTAGATAAGGATAATGAAGGTAGGGACTTTGCAAAAGGCAGCATCCAACATAGTGACAGCTACTGGCTGCACAGTTTCACATCAACTCTAAACAAGGTGGCCGGGGGGAGAACATTAGGCAAAGGTATCATACGGCATAGTCGCAGCTAAGCCAGATCGCAATGCCTTCAACAAGTCAACTTTAAATAAGAATAATGACGTAGGACTCTATTCCTTCGCGGCTTCACCAAATTGAGCAGTGAGTAATACGTCAAAAACTTTAAATGTTAAAAAATATCTTTAGTTGTCTCGCTTATACTAAAGCAATTATAAAGAACCAATAAGTCAACATGAGCATGCAGCTTGGGCCCAACGGACAAAAAAGGTCCAACAGTTGTCAGCTGAGCAGAAACCATCGGGTAGCTATGAATAAAAACAGGAAAGCTGAGATGCTCATGTAGCCCCTTGTTGGAAGAGAGCAGACGGGCGAGAATGCCTTTGTCAGGAAAAGACAAAACTGATAGTTGTGTGGTCTGAAACATGCCTTCCGTAGGAAATGCCACGCCTTCCCGTGTGGTTGAAAATCACACAAGTGGTCACAACATGATGCGGCGTAAATCAGTGATTTTGAAACATACATAGCTTATGTGTCTCTATCTATCTAGTTAACCATTCTCGTGTCTGCCACATGAACTGCACTAATTATTATTCCATGTAGAACACAAGAGATAATTCGTTCCAGTTAGAAACTATACACTGTAGTCCAGATGGCAAGCAACATATCACAAACAGAAACTACTCGGTAGCATCTCAAAGTTGGTAACACAAAAGGAGAAGGAAATTAAGAAACTCAAGTAAAGTTCTATGACAGGAAGGTAATTCAGTAAATTCGACTTTTGTAGTTTTGCGTACCTTCAAACAGCTAAAAACAAGGCCTGAAGGTGCAATTTTGAATTTGCACAACTCGCCAATAAATCTAAtgtttctaatttttgtttcgaTTTTGATTTGATCCTGAAAAGGGAAATATTATGCAGAAAATAGTTAGTGCTTGAAAATAGATACGCTGCTGCTTATACTTAATTTGAATAACATACCTAACTACAGAACTACAGAGAAGTACATAAATTGGAAGGAGCAAAAGCAATTTTGTTCTTAGTGTCAAATAAAACAGTGTATTCCTCGGAGAAAAACAATCCGTAAGttaaaataatatattatGGGCATATACATGGATGAAGAGATGCATCAATAAGAGACAAACCTTCTTATTTATCAAAAAGTTAAACTCTTCTTCAATCATGGGCAAGAGCATACTTGGGAGATCCTTCATGCATTTGGACAAAGTGGCAACTAAACGGGAATAGTAAGGTAACAGTTCCAACGAAGTCCTTGGAACATTGAATAAGGTCCTCACAAGTTTCTTTCTGTTTGCTTTAGAATTCAGATAGCAAAACTCTACCTGAAAGAATAGGTAAAAAGAGTTTAAGAATAAGGCAGAACTATTTCGAATGCACAGACATACCTAAATCAGGTTATTACCGTCAATTGATCAATAAGATCTCGACTAACACATCTTGGCAGCCTCTGAAGCAGGTTGTCTAAACTTGCGCCATCAGTGACTCTTACTTTGTCACTTTCAATATCTTCTTTTCTGCCAGCATCTTTTTCTTTAGATTTTCCTTTATCTACTTTCTCTTTGTCTTCTCTATTCTTGGAGATGATATTTGCTTTTACCTCCAATTGATGTTCAGGAACAGAAGTTTCAGCATTGTCTTGAACTTCATTTCCATGTTCCAATGTAGACTCCTGAACAAAATTCAGCAGATTTGCCACAGATTAATCAGATGGGTTgctgaagaaaaataaagtgGGGTCAGTTGTGGTGATAAGAATCAACCTCATGGCTGTGATGCAAATATAGCATTCATCtctaaaaaataaagagaataACAGAACATAGTCACGAGAATATGTAGTCAGAAAAGAGGTAAGGCCTGACAATAAAAGAGGAGTTGCCATTCAACCTTGTATAGGCTCCACTTGGCACTGCGGTTGATTATGGTaatcttgtttgcttgatctAATTTTAGATATTTAGGTGTTTGGCCatctatttctttttcttaatcaAGTTGCAAGCAAATATATTATTGAGTTTGTGTTCCAAACATAGAATATGAGATGTGAGAGAATGACCATTGAATGACATGTTTATCTAGCTTAATTCCATTACCAAAAAATAATCCTAGACCTTTCATAAGTCCTTTCCAACAGCAGCTTTAAAGATAAACACAGCACAACAACCACAAACTGAGCCTTAATCTCTAAGACAGATATCCAAATGGAAAGTTGGCTTTGCACAACACACTATTCTTGAGTATGAGAAACTCTTCTTACACTAGTTTGTTCATGAACCTTCCCATGCTGATCCACCAACTTTGGTTCAGCTTCTCCCAATAGCACACCAGGCACAAATACTCTGCTCAAAAGGATAGGTTAAGTAGGTTCAGAAGAATAAACACATGGTGCAATAACAAAACTGTGGATGGAAGTAAGTATGATTGATAACCAAGGAAAAACCTGAGATCAGGCAAAGATTCATAAAATGCCTTCGTGTCTTCATCATCCCAGATAGATTCTACAGTAGAAGATTCTTTCCCAGTAGGGGATAAGTCAGTCCCTGTAGTTACCCTTGTTGTATGTCCATCATCTGGCATAACAGGAGGCTGCATATCAAGAGCTTCAGCTAAGCTGCAACAGAACATATTtaaatatttgacaagatctGTGAAACAGATGTATAAAGTCCAAAAATATGGCAATAAGCTAAAAGGCAAAGTAAATATCATAATTGCAGCAACTGCTTGTTGTTCTTTCCAAcagatttttttgtttaaaagcAAGAGAGCTGAAGAAGACCGGAAACTGTAAGCCATCTGTAGACTCATGATAGGCACTATATTGACTCCTAAAACTATTAGTTTAACTAGTTCAGAATCATAGGTTCTTGTTTGCTGAATCTGTTTAGCTCTTGGTCCTTTACCCACATAATAACCTATAATCTGGCAACAGAAAATAAAGAGGAAGGTGCAGCAATATAAGAGTAAGAACTGGATGAAACCTATTTTCAACTAAGCCAACAAAATAAAGActttacccgcaaaaaaaaagacctaCTTGTGCAGCTGCAGAAGCGATATATAATGTAATATAAGATGGCATATTTTGATGGGGGAACTCACGATGAAACACAGTGCAATAACTGATCGAAAGATTTCCGAAGCTTCTCATACAAAGCAGTATTCTCATCACTTAGTTCGCCTTTGGCATTTAAAATCTTTGAATTTTCGGACTCCATTACACGAAGAGACTGCATAGTGGATGTTATGCATGAGAAGATAGCATAATAAACACACTCAAGCAATTTCAGAGTAAAATATTAGCCTAAGTGCCTAACAACTTTAAATTACTTCAAAATAGTTTAGTTACCGCATGTTCCGACTGGAGAACTACAGTTGTGGCATCATAGTAAGAGCTCAAGGCTTTCTTAAAGAAACTTTTAACATCATCTGTAACGCTGAGGCCTACAAAAAACTGCAGTAGATAGAACACATGTCGTGAGTAGTCATAAGCAGTTAGAATTATACTGTTACCTCGATGCAGAACAGAACCAGTCACTGAAAGAACTAGTTGCATGTGTCAATAAACCTAAGAAAAGGTAAGCATGTTACCCATGAATACTTAATTTTATCACTTATGCTTATGCATACATCACTGTGTTATAAGTAAAGTTACATTTCAATGCATGCAGAATTTACTATGAAGTATAAACATAAAGGCATTGACCATATTATCTTTCCAATCATTTTAGAAGGTCACTGGAAGTCTGCATATTCAAGAATGTACCCCCAGGCCACATGAAAGATTACTAAATTACTACAGATAGATCACCTTTGACATTTGCTAGTGTCATCAGCTAATACAAGATGATGGAACTTAAATTTGGCTCACCTCATCAGAAGCTTCTTGCCCATGTTTTTGCAATCCAAGGAAATGTTTTCCTTGGCGGGCAAAACTAGCAAGGAGAGACAAATTTGTCTGTGTTGTTTCACGGTCCTTCAAATGCTCCACTGACGTAAGATCCTTTACGATGTTTATAAAAGTAGTAGCATCATCAACAATTCCAACAAAATATAATTCCATAAGAAGTTTTAGCGTGCTTCTCTTCTTCATGGCCCTTGAGTTTTTATCTAAAGCCAGACAATCGCCAGATTTCCCAGGAAAGAAGGCTTTCAGGAGTCCTTGAACAAGGCAAGGAGAGAAGTCCTTGTATCGTTGATGAAGCAGCGAGCAAATCTGCATCAAATAGAATTCTAGTTCATAAAAAcgatcccccccccccaccccatcttactcggaaaaaaaaggtccGCATAAAAACGAATTTGAAAAAATGTAAATTTACTAATCGTTTGGAGATCAAGAAACTAGTGAAAACTGGCATACATAGATTGTGATGCCAAAAATAAAGCAACATCATAATATGCAACAAAGGGCCGCCTGTAACAAAGCACAAAGCTGATATAGACAAAGATATATTGATACATATGTTATAACTGGGAGAAAAGGAACATGTGACTAAACAAATGTAGAATATTTCTACCAGAAAAGGGAAACCATTTCTACTTGTATGGGTGAGTGCTCCCACTATATCAACCATAAAAAAATTAGTATGAGAGAGTGTGCACAGATCTCAATGCACATTTCATGGCTGAGATAGTGGGTGCTCCATAGAAGCACAAACCCCACTTGGATCAGAAATAGACAGGGGATTCTGTAACCTAGAAAGCTAACTCATTTAAGTACAGGCGAAAAGCTTATACAGAATAAATATGGTGAGCAAGCTGCGAGACGGATtaaaaactaatttggaaTAAAATAAGACTGGGAATTACCATTACTACTAACCTGAACAGTAGCTTGTATATCAGCAGAACGGGGTTTGGCCTCACAAATGTAGGAAACTGCTTCACTGACAAATTTGCTTAAGTTAACACTTTTCAATTCTTCCATTAATCCATCCTTTTGTTCATTGGTTATAGTTCTGAGCTTCTTGATAACTGCTGTGTTGCGCTTAATGCTGGAATCGAGAGTTCTCAGGTAACTTGCATCTAAGAATGAACGATTGGCCATGTCATAATTATTCCAAACATCAGAATTGAAACATGTATATTCAAGACTGAGCTGAGCAAAATATCAATGTTGTCTCTCAACTCAGAAATAGCGCTATAGAAAACGAAATAGACAAACACCGAGTCATAGACATAATTAACATCTAATTCCAGAAGGCAAACACATTGAGGTTACTCGTACAGCCACAGGGAAATTTGTAATTATAAGCTACTAGAAATCATTGAATGTAAATTCCAAAAGATTTCTAACCTCTCCATAAGTATGCTAGCTGCTGAGGAAACTGAAAATTCAATTTGATTCCTGAGCTTACACAAGTGAATTAGCTACATGAGCAATGCAGTAGATCCAATCTGAGTAGGGTTTCTCATCTTAACATGGTTTGTACTCCAAACCTTAAATTTTTAGGTTATGTGGGTACGTATCAAATAACAATAAATATTTCCCTTGTCTCTATAAAGTCATGTTTCTTAATTTTCTAGATACCACCTACATACTTAACAGATATCATCCCTGACAAATAAATAAACTCTAAATGACTGTGTTACTGATGTAGGCATAGGAAGATTCATGTACATCAACATAGTAGGGAGTAGGGACCAACTTTCTATCTAGCAAGTTCTAAAACATCAAAAGATCTTCTGGAATTCATTTAGATGGGATGTAACGCAACATTACTACATGAACATCAGTTTTCCCTGGTTGAACACTATGAAACCCCCAACAGAAACTGTGGACTACACGGTCACCGTGACTTCCATTAAATAGCCATTactcaaagaaaaagaaaggaagtaCCAGGCCTCTCAGGGTTTAGGTTACTCTGGCGGAGAGCAGCCTTTACATCAATAAGCTTCTTATATTCTTCAAGACGGGCCTCCTGCAAATAATCAATGGTTAGGACAAATTAAACATTTCGAACTTGAAGAGGTACGAAGATCGAAACATATACAATCACCTGGTAAATTATCTTTTAGACTTTTACAAAAGCTTTTAAAGACGTGTGAGAGAAAGGAAGTTAAGCGCGCAAGGCACTTTGTTCAATTGGTATAATGTTGCCAAAATagttttttcttgattttaaATGTAAAGGTATCTGCTAACAAGGCATTTGGACAGCTTGCTCGCGGTGGCAATAAAATAAACTGGCAATAGGATAGATATTACACCAAATAACATCAGGTAACAACTGCTCTAGCTACCCTTGATAGTTTTTTCATGAACCtgggataaactggaaaactTCAAATGTGCACTATATATGGTCTCCGTACTGCTTGTTAACCACTCTTAACGATGAAAGGGAAACCTAACCAATTTGGACTATAGTGGTACATCCCATATTAGGAGGGCTACGAACTACGATAGTGCGAAATCCAAATGCATCTTCAGCACTGAACAACAATCCTAACAGTTTTAATCCCATTTTATTCACTAGATATCGAGGTTACTGATCCACAGTTCTCCAGAACATGAATCGTGTATTACATTTGGCTCATTGGGTAGCCAGCAAGTAATGGTGTTCAAATTATATCAGCAAGAAGGGAAAGTGGCAGCTGTGGCATATTGAAAAGGAACTGGCATGACAGTGGGTACTCAGTATCAGAGAAGTTGAGAACTGCTTGACAACTATGTCTACGTAATATAGTTGGTCACTATGGTTTCTCTAGAACCATTTCCACTGTACAGGACAAGGGTTTGACCTTCTTCAAAAAAGAACAATTGCTTGATGGTCATCATGCTGACAAGTAAATGCCACCCAAGGAGTCCTTAATAATTGTTGGCTGCAGTAGCAGATGACCGTTGATGGGCTCAGACGAGCACCATAACACATCCTAGACATACACCGGTTGCTCCTCAAGGTGGACCTCTTGCCAAGGCCACAGATGGCAGAGGATTTATTAACGGGGGTGCCAACTGCCAAAATGATGATGACCTAGTACTTTATCTTGTCATTGGGGTTCAGATTTGGACCAGACAAATGGTATTGGATAACTCCCTATGCCGAGCTTGCCAGCATAGGGGGATTTGGCTCCATCAACGAAGCAAAGGTTTTCTGGTCACCGTAGGCTAGTTTTCTTGCCAATGTTAGATTTACTGGGTTCCACCAGACAGCTCCTAGCCTAGCAACACGAATAGTTAGTCCTGTCTACTGTCTTAGGGTCCAAATGCACCCATAATCACCTTCGCTTGCTATTTAAGGATCATGCACTTCACTAGTTagtagttactccctccgatccatattaattgtcgaaatattacatgtatctagatgctttttaggcacagatacatccatatttgggcaaatttgagacaataatatggatcggagggagtacatcatgGTGCTTCGTGACCAAGACTCCAATGGTcaatacaaaagaaaaaaaggaaataagaaaaaaaatggtgttGGAATTGTAGCTCAGCATACAGGTTTTGCTCCAATCACTGCCTTGAAGCTCCATCTGAGGCTGCAGTAATTGCAACATGACCACAGGATTACACACTTTTAAGGCTGTGTTTGAGCATAATGCAAATCAATTTGCTCACTTCAATTGAGGAGC contains:
- the LOC100824868 gene encoding regulator of nonsense transcripts UPF2 isoform X1, with translation MDYMENESHEEKKQDEEEHHNKQANEEARLEEYKKLIDVKAALRQSNLNPERPDASYLRTLDSSIKRNTAVIKKLRTITNEQKDGLMEELKSVNLSKFVSEAVSYICEAKPRSADIQATVQICSLLHQRYKDFSPCLVQGLLKAFFPGKSGDCLALDKNSRAMKKRSTLKLLMELYFVGIVDDATTFINIVKDLTSVEHLKDRETTQTNLSLLASFARQGKHFLGLQKHGQEASDEFFVGLSVTDDVKSFFKKALSSYYDATTVVLQSEHASLRVMESENSKILNAKGELSDENTALYEKLRKSFDQLLHCVSSLAEALDMQPPVMPDDGHTTRVTTGTDLSPTGKESSTVESIWDDEDTKAFYESLPDLRVFVPGVLLGEAEPKLVDQHGKVHEQTSESTLEHGNEVQDNAETSVPEHQLEVKANIISKNREDKEKVDKGKSKEKDAGRKEDIESDKVRVTDGASLDNLLQRLPRCVSRDLIDQLTVEFCYLNSKANRKKLVRTLFNVPRTSLELLPYYSRLVATLSKCMKDLPSMLLPMIEEEFNFLINKKDQIKIETKIRNIRFIGELCKFKIAPSGLVFSCLKACLDDFSHHNIDVACNLLETCGRFLYLSQGTTIRMSNMLEILRRLKNVKNLDPHHSTLVENAYYLCKPPERSARVSKVRPPLHQYIRKLLFSDLDKTSVQHVLRQLRKLPWAECEQYLVKCFLKVHKGKYSQVHLIALLTAGLSHYHDGFPVAVIDEVLEEIRVGLELNDYAMQQRRLAHMRFLGELYNYEHIDSSVIFETLNLIIVFGCGTVEQDVLDPPEDCFRIRMIITLLQTCGHYFDRGSAKRKLDRFLLYFQRYVLNKGPLSLDVEFDVQDMFAELRPNMTRYSSTEMLDSVLAELEENEHGSSAEKGGCERDSDNRPQMKQSESAAFDANCKRLVNRPNKNGRDHEAAADSESHSGRGSVYRDGHEDENFLYEEKSDDMSEIGVDNDYGCMLVGSDEESFQVRHKVVQVDPKEQEDFDRELKALVQESLESRKSELRAKPTLNMTVPMNACDGSKDPKATGAESGQEITAEESGSAGSGSKVKVCVRVLVKKGHRQQTKQMLIPGDCSLVQSTKQQEAALHQEKQNIKQKILEYNEREEEESKGEPLQTGYWGQGASSTGSSIRSAGCGAWDGANRGGGNRQRCYIAGGIYHGYGRGR
- the LOC100824868 gene encoding regulator of nonsense transcripts UPF2 isoform X2, yielding MQLVLSVTGSVLHRGNSIILTAYDYSRHVFYLLQFFVGLSVTDDVKSFFKKALSSYYDATTVVLQSEHASLRVMESENSKILNAKGELSDENTALYEKLRKSFDQLLHCVSSLAEALDMQPPVMPDDGHTTRVTTGTDLSPTGKESSTVESIWDDEDTKAFYESLPDLRVFVPGVLLGEAEPKLVDQHGKVHEQTSESTLEHGNEVQDNAETSVPEHQLEVKANIISKNREDKEKVDKGKSKEKDAGRKEDIESDKVRVTDGASLDNLLQRLPRCVSRDLIDQLTVEFCYLNSKANRKKLVRTLFNVPRTSLELLPYYSRLVATLSKCMKDLPSMLLPMIEEEFNFLINKKDQIKIETKIRNIRFIGELCKFKIAPSGLVFSCLKACLDDFSHHNIDVACNLLETCGRFLYLSQGTTIRMSNMLEILRRLKNVKNLDPHHSTLVENAYYLCKPPERSARVSKVRPPLHQYIRKLLFSDLDKTSVQHVLRQLRKLPWAECEQYLVKCFLKVHKGKYSQVHLIALLTAGLSHYHDGFPVAVIDEVLEEIRVGLELNDYAMQQRRLAHMRFLGELYNYEHIDSSVIFETLNLIIVFGCGTVEQDVLDPPEDCFRIRMIITLLQTCGHYFDRGSAKRKLDRFLLYFQRYVLNKGPLSLDVEFDVQDMFAELRPNMTRYSSTEMLDSVLAELEENEHGSSAEKGGCERDSDNRPQMKQSESAAFDANCKRLVNRPNKNGRDHEAAADSESHSGRGSVYRDGHEDENFLYEEKSDDMSEIGVDNDYGCMLVGSDEESFQVRHKVVQVDPKEQEDFDRELKALVQESLESRKSELRAKPTLNMTVPMNACDGSKDPKATGAESGQEITAEESGSAGSGSKVKVCVRVLVKKGHRQQTKQMLIPGDCSLVQSTKQQEAALHQEKQNIKQKILEYNEREEEESKGEPLQTGYWGQGASSTGSSIRSAGCGAWDGANRGGGNRQRCYIAGGIYHGYGRGR